In one window of Desulforhabdus amnigena DNA:
- the cas6 gene encoding CRISPR-associated endoribonuclease Cas6 codes for MPVTAIINLRSLTGGLVPRSFHALFHPVFLNRMTAGNATVGHGLHDSGGMAPFSISPVMGKKIREKIVENETYRIRVAILNNELEEVFLETIARGFWDAPFDLSGLFFQVEDIVLGEEENDIWSGRLDYEELLSEACSSGKTTLHLLSPTAFKRGDLHYPLPEPALVFANLARRWNLFSPVKFQEKQDYSDVSYANLDIHTEPYALRKSGTVIGAVGKLTFIMKGSEADRCYYHTLLRFAFYSGIGVKTTQGMGMCRVIEKLA; via the coding sequence ATGCCCGTCACCGCCATCATCAACCTTCGCTCTCTCACGGGGGGACTTGTGCCCCGTTCTTTTCACGCCCTCTTTCATCCCGTGTTTCTGAATCGGATGACTGCCGGCAACGCCACCGTCGGGCATGGCCTGCATGATTCCGGTGGGATGGCGCCGTTTTCCATTTCACCGGTCATGGGCAAAAAGATAAGAGAGAAAATCGTTGAAAACGAAACCTACCGCATTCGAGTCGCCATACTCAACAATGAACTGGAAGAGGTCTTTCTGGAAACCATAGCCAGGGGATTCTGGGACGCTCCGTTTGATCTTTCCGGATTGTTCTTTCAGGTGGAGGATATCGTTCTGGGAGAAGAGGAGAACGATATATGGAGCGGAAGGTTGGACTATGAAGAGCTGCTTTCCGAAGCCTGCAGCTCGGGTAAAACGACTTTGCATCTGTTGAGCCCCACTGCCTTCAAAAGAGGAGATCTGCATTATCCTTTGCCTGAACCCGCACTGGTTTTCGCCAACCTGGCGCGGAGGTGGAATCTTTTTTCCCCCGTCAAATTCCAGGAAAAGCAGGATTATAGTGATGTGAGCTACGCAAATCTCGATATCCACACCGAACCGTACGCCCTTCGAAAAAGCGGCACAGTGATTGGAGCCGTTGGAAAATTGACTTTCATCATGAAGGGGAGCGAGGCCGACCGGTGTTATTACCATACTTTGCTCCGTTTTGCCTTCTATTCCGGAATCGGAGTCAAAACGACACAGGGCATGGGGATGTGCCGGGTGATCGAGAAGCTGGCTTAG
- the cas3 gene encoding CRISPR-associated helicase Cas3' translates to MEIETYYRQAVGFLPNPLQKAVWNAYEQDAHPALLIRAGTGTGKTEASLLPALADGRRVVIVLPTKALIEDMGQRVVKIGENLSRGNAREVTITVDMGGSCRRSVCRSGESFHQNYQRHLFADDIIVTTLDKFLFRLFGYGEKIKSYIFPHRIFGSALGKRPFLIFDEAHDYDGLAFSNFRKLLETLFLKGKDLCVMSATLPAEFGDFLNTVDATQGDLAEEMALFQKETRKMVHARKGLQLVEAPNTSRDPEEFLNIMERETRKRFDPAKRIIVRTELVKDLVQLYGKLKDLRPLVYHGRLTAVQRSSVIQKLIARQREGEGFLILATSAIEAGCDLDAHVIVTELCNPDSLVQLAGRLNRRGKMEDAELVIVGDGIKPFLCSLPGNLSDRYLEDLKNMGNRFDPTVLFNYFRMVQGDWMGEVLFDMLWEYVYEGELTSKPLWDRGILVTRCWEPSVTLCTGLHEKTNTPINPVQIGISRLARNIGKTPEELKKEKVSDHLSIEENGQWHAELLKGYYNLNAGEGSSWDMYPLGQRVSPYETSLFCVIGEKFESKYFDADLGYVDIPTVLVKGYRKGFERILQYRPFLKSDGRFAVENNSVKYEGSLWVLEMES, encoded by the coding sequence ATGGAAATTGAAACATACTATCGGCAGGCCGTTGGTTTCCTGCCCAATCCCCTACAGAAGGCGGTGTGGAACGCCTATGAACAGGATGCGCATCCCGCTCTGCTCATTCGGGCGGGCACCGGTACGGGCAAAACGGAAGCCTCTCTGCTTCCCGCGCTGGCGGATGGAAGGAGGGTCGTCATAGTCCTTCCCACCAAGGCTCTCATTGAAGACATGGGGCAGCGGGTTGTAAAAATCGGAGAAAACCTCTCACGCGGCAATGCCCGTGAAGTGACCATTACCGTGGATATGGGCGGAAGCTGCAGGCGCTCGGTTTGCCGGTCGGGAGAGTCTTTTCACCAGAATTATCAGCGCCACCTCTTTGCCGACGATATCATCGTCACCACTCTCGACAAGTTCCTTTTCAGGCTTTTCGGATATGGGGAAAAAATCAAATCCTATATTTTTCCCCACCGCATTTTCGGTTCCGCACTGGGTAAACGCCCCTTTCTCATTTTTGATGAGGCTCACGATTACGATGGACTCGCCTTTTCCAATTTTCGCAAGCTCCTGGAAACGTTGTTTCTCAAGGGTAAAGACCTGTGTGTCATGAGCGCCACCCTGCCGGCGGAATTCGGTGATTTCTTGAATACAGTGGATGCAACTCAGGGGGACCTTGCAGAAGAAATGGCCCTCTTTCAAAAAGAGACGCGGAAAATGGTTCATGCCCGTAAAGGACTTCAACTGGTAGAGGCCCCCAATACATCGCGCGATCCCGAAGAGTTTCTGAATATCATGGAACGCGAAACAAGGAAACGCTTTGATCCGGCCAAGAGGATCATCGTCCGGACTGAACTCGTGAAGGACCTTGTGCAGCTCTATGGAAAGCTCAAAGATCTCCGCCCTCTCGTCTATCATGGAAGGCTCACCGCCGTTCAGCGCAGTTCGGTCATTCAAAAACTGATTGCCCGGCAGCGAGAGGGCGAAGGGTTTCTGATCCTCGCGACCTCGGCCATTGAAGCCGGTTGTGACCTGGATGCGCATGTCATTGTCACGGAACTCTGCAACCCAGACAGCCTGGTTCAGTTGGCCGGGCGGCTCAATCGCAGGGGAAAAATGGAAGATGCGGAGCTGGTGATTGTGGGCGATGGGATCAAGCCTTTTCTTTGCTCTCTTCCCGGAAATCTTTCAGACCGTTATCTCGAGGACCTGAAGAACATGGGGAACCGCTTCGATCCGACCGTTCTCTTCAATTATTTCCGCATGGTCCAGGGGGACTGGATGGGGGAGGTCCTCTTCGATATGCTGTGGGAATATGTTTACGAAGGAGAGCTGACGAGCAAGCCCCTCTGGGACCGGGGCATCCTGGTCACGCGGTGTTGGGAACCCTCCGTCACTTTATGCACCGGCTTGCATGAAAAGACGAACACTCCCATCAACCCTGTGCAGATCGGCATCAGCCGCCTGGCTCGCAATATCGGTAAGACGCCGGAAGAATTGAAAAAGGAGAAGGTAAGCGATCATTTGTCCATTGAAGAGAACGGGCAATGGCACGCAGAGCTTCTGAAAGGTTACTACAACCTGAACGCCGGCGAAGGAAGCTCGTGGGACATGTATCCTCTGGGGCAGCGGGTCAGTCCCTATGAAACCAGTTTATTCTGTGTGATCGGGGAAAAATTTGAATCGAAGTATTTCGATGCCGATTTGGGATACGTGGATATTCCTACCGTGTTGGTGAAAGGCTACAGGAAAGGATTTGAGCGCATTTTACAGTACAGACCGTTCCTGAAAAGCGATGGCAGGTTCGCTGTGGAAAACAACTCCGTCAAATACGAGGGAAGCCTTTGGGTATTGGAAATGGAGTCTTGA
- a CDS encoding helix-turn-helix transcriptional regulator, giving the protein MRKYTSRLQRILKLAIEIKCQPRQSLQDLIARVGVSRAQFYKDREFLKGLGFQFHHDRKNDCFVIDQDCYLPAEDLSLSERFALIMAVRQLSTTGDYFLSYHGFLAARKLISGLQGPLRESVSNLFDDLVFREGFGCDAAVLEKLQLAISESRRVRIRYQKPSESETSEYEIDPYSIFFRKRSLYLEAFSVKSKEIRTYRVSRMRKVEFTAMHFQRLEGYDFAKRNRSVFSVFGGEEPQRVAVRFNAHARPYIEESLWHHSQKIVPSGDGGILLTVEVAEPREVLWWAMGWGADAEIVEPAWLREEARESVKKMSELYG; this is encoded by the coding sequence ATGAGAAAGTATACATCTAGATTACAGCGCATATTAAAACTGGCTATAGAGATCAAATGCCAGCCCCGGCAGTCTCTTCAAGATCTCATTGCCAGGGTGGGTGTCAGCAGGGCTCAGTTTTACAAGGACCGGGAGTTCCTGAAAGGGCTTGGATTCCAATTTCATCATGACCGAAAAAATGACTGTTTCGTTATCGATCAGGACTGTTACCTTCCAGCCGAAGACCTCAGTTTGAGCGAGAGGTTTGCCCTGATCATGGCGGTCCGCCAGCTCTCCACAACAGGAGATTATTTTCTCAGCTACCACGGATTCCTCGCGGCCCGAAAACTCATCAGCGGCCTCCAGGGCCCTCTGCGCGAATCAGTCTCCAATCTTTTTGACGACCTGGTGTTTCGAGAAGGTTTTGGTTGTGACGCCGCTGTTCTTGAAAAACTTCAACTGGCGATTTCCGAGAGCCGCCGTGTCCGTATCCGATATCAGAAACCTTCCGAGTCCGAGACCAGCGAATATGAAATAGATCCCTATTCCATTTTCTTCAGAAAAAGATCTCTTTACCTGGAAGCATTCTCTGTGAAGTCAAAGGAAATAAGAACTTACCGGGTCAGCCGTATGCGAAAAGTGGAATTTACGGCGATGCATTTTCAAAGGCTGGAGGGCTATGACTTCGCAAAACGCAACCGGTCCGTCTTTTCGGTCTTCGGAGGGGAAGAGCCTCAAAGAGTAGCGGTGCGTTTCAATGCTCATGCCAGGCCTTATATCGAAGAATCTCTCTGGCACCATTCCCAAAAAATTGTTCCTTCCGGGGATGGAGGCATCCTTCTCACCGTGGAAGTGGCTGAACCCCGGGAAGTCCTCTGGTGGGCGATGGGATGGGGCGCCGATGCGGAGATTGTAGAACCGGCCTGGCTGCGAGAAGAGGCGAGGGAATCGGTGAAGAAAATGTCCGAGTTGTATGGGTGA